Proteins co-encoded in one Haloarcula sp. DT43 genomic window:
- a CDS encoding DUF5791 family protein has product MLRGEFPDAGEQAPEELLAAYGTVLAETVETVGVDGVADATGLDRATVEAFASGDIADRTLDEAVAVLSAGPDRPDADALQAEAQDILLMGMTTAVMDVESLASGIDDELEPKEIQQKIEGRYPVTLSEYALLHSHIEGEKR; this is encoded by the coding sequence ATGCTTCGAGGCGAGTTTCCGGACGCGGGCGAGCAGGCACCCGAAGAGTTACTGGCGGCCTACGGCACCGTACTGGCCGAGACAGTCGAGACAGTCGGCGTCGATGGCGTCGCCGACGCGACGGGACTCGACCGGGCGACGGTCGAGGCGTTCGCCAGCGGGGACATCGCGGACCGGACGCTCGACGAAGCGGTCGCGGTCCTCTCGGCCGGCCCGGACCGGCCGGACGCCGACGCGTTGCAGGCCGAGGCCCAGGACATCCTACTGATGGGGATGACGACGGCCGTGATGGACGTGGAGTCGCTGGCTTCCGGCATCGACGACGAACTGGAGCCGAAAGAAATCCAGCAGAAAATCGAGGGCCGCTACCCCGTGACGCTGTCGGAGTACGCCCTCCTGCACAGCCACATCGAGGGTGAAAAGCGGTGA
- a CDS encoding aldo/keto reductase yields the protein MATREATWAYRDDHDEFARTFYRRFGDGVVSSIGVGTYLGDPTDERDASYRDAIVTALESGVNVVDTAINYRHQRSERVVGEAVADADVDREAVAVATKGGFVPFDGERPDDPGAFVRSEYLDTGVVDREDLVAGQHCIAPDYIDDQLDRSLTNLGLDAVDLYYVHNPETQLKAKSREEVYDQLEATFERLEERAAAGDLRHYGVATWEAFRVPAGHDSYLSLPAVVKRARRAASTVGNAATHLRAIQLPFNVAMADAFTVASHDGAEGPQSALWFAHEAGLDVFTSASIMQGKLAADLPDDVAAKLSGETTAQRAINFARSAPGVTCSLVGTGSVEHARENVDAGRYEPLGADAFDAVFE from the coding sequence ATGGCCACACGGGAGGCGACCTGGGCGTACCGGGACGACCACGACGAGTTCGCGCGCACGTTCTACCGGCGGTTCGGCGACGGCGTCGTCTCCAGCATCGGCGTCGGCACGTATCTGGGCGACCCGACCGACGAGCGGGACGCGAGCTACCGCGACGCCATCGTGACGGCGCTGGAATCCGGCGTCAACGTCGTCGACACGGCGATAAACTACCGCCACCAGCGCTCCGAGCGCGTCGTCGGTGAGGCCGTCGCGGACGCCGACGTGGACCGCGAGGCCGTCGCCGTCGCGACGAAGGGCGGGTTCGTCCCCTTCGACGGGGAGCGGCCGGACGACCCCGGCGCGTTCGTCCGGTCGGAGTACCTCGACACCGGCGTCGTCGACCGCGAGGACCTCGTCGCGGGGCAACACTGCATCGCGCCCGACTACATCGACGACCAGCTCGACCGGTCGCTGACGAACCTCGGGCTCGACGCCGTCGACCTCTACTACGTCCACAACCCCGAGACGCAGCTGAAGGCGAAGTCCCGCGAGGAAGTGTACGACCAGCTCGAGGCGACGTTCGAGCGCCTGGAAGAGCGGGCGGCTGCGGGCGACCTGCGCCACTACGGCGTCGCGACGTGGGAGGCGTTCCGCGTGCCCGCCGGCCACGACAGCTACCTCTCCCTGCCGGCGGTCGTCAAGCGCGCCCGCCGAGCGGCGTCGACCGTCGGCAACGCGGCGACCCACCTGCGGGCGATTCAGCTCCCGTTCAACGTCGCGATGGCCGACGCGTTCACTGTCGCGTCCCACGACGGCGCGGAGGGCCCCCAGTCGGCGCTGTGGTTCGCCCACGAGGCCGGACTGGACGTGTTCACCAGCGCCTCGATAATGCAGGGGAAGCTGGCCGCGGACCTGCCCGACGACGTGGCGGCGAAGCTCTCGGGCGAGACGACCGCACAGCGCGCCATCAACTTCGCACGCAGCGCGCCGGGCGTGACCTGCTCGCTGGTCGGCACGGGATCGGTCGAACACGCCCGAGAGAACGTCGACGCCGGGCGGTACGAGCCACTCGGCGCGGACGCGTTCGACGCCGTCTTCGAGTAG
- a CDS encoding DHH family phosphoesterase, with translation MTRVAAGGLQVDAAAAYASENPLFVAGVALALLALLGAGVWLWRYLSRTPGERLRRVLTDYDRIGVLMHPNPDPDAMASALAVNQLVAGTDTSASLLYSGEIRRPENRAFQTVLDLDFDHVETAEDIDAEAVVLVDHNTARGFPGAGDIEPVAVVDHHPGDGTGEGFTDVRSEYGACATIFASYFNQLEFEFSDTQGTGSIDIDAAPAETVPCALATGLMYGIQSDTRSLTNGCQSEDFAAAAFLYEGMDSDLLNRIANPQVDAEVLDVKSRAIGRREVRAPYAFSDVGEVSNTDAIPQAADELETLEGVSAVVVVGEKEGTMRIAGRSRDDRVHIGRAIEAVVDDIPMAEGGGHARMGGGKVPVEHMAGLGPSDGLSREDFRERVFAAMSGEL, from the coding sequence ATGACACGCGTTGCCGCCGGCGGGCTGCAGGTCGACGCCGCCGCGGCGTACGCTAGCGAGAACCCCCTGTTCGTCGCTGGTGTCGCCCTAGCGCTTCTCGCCCTCCTCGGTGCCGGCGTCTGGCTGTGGCGGTATCTCAGCCGGACGCCCGGAGAGCGGCTGCGGCGGGTACTCACGGACTACGACCGCATCGGGGTGTTGATGCACCCGAACCCGGACCCGGACGCGATGGCCTCCGCGCTGGCGGTCAACCAGCTCGTCGCCGGCACGGACACGTCGGCGTCGCTGCTGTACTCCGGTGAGATACGCCGACCGGAGAACCGGGCCTTTCAGACGGTTCTGGACCTGGATTTCGACCACGTCGAAACCGCCGAGGACATCGACGCGGAGGCGGTCGTCCTCGTCGACCACAACACGGCGCGTGGCTTCCCCGGTGCCGGGGACATCGAGCCGGTCGCGGTCGTCGACCACCACCCCGGCGACGGCACCGGTGAGGGGTTCACCGACGTCCGCTCGGAGTACGGGGCCTGTGCGACCATCTTCGCGAGCTACTTCAATCAGTTGGAGTTCGAGTTCAGCGACACACAGGGGACCGGGAGTATCGACATCGACGCGGCACCGGCGGAGACCGTCCCCTGCGCGCTCGCGACGGGGCTCATGTACGGTATCCAGTCGGACACCCGGTCCCTGACGAACGGCTGTCAGTCCGAGGACTTCGCGGCGGCCGCGTTCCTCTACGAGGGGATGGACAGCGACCTGCTCAACCGCATCGCGAACCCCCAGGTCGACGCCGAAGTCCTCGACGTGAAATCGCGGGCCATCGGACGCAGGGAAGTGCGAGCCCCCTACGCGTTCAGCGACGTGGGCGAGGTGTCGAACACGGACGCCATCCCGCAGGCCGCGGACGAACTGGAGACGCTCGAAGGCGTCTCGGCGGTCGTCGTCGTCGGCGAGAAGGAGGGGACCATGCGCATCGCCGGGCGCTCGCGTGACGACCGCGTCCACATCGGCCGGGCGATAGAGGCCGTCGTCGACGACATCCCGATGGCCGAGGGCGGCGGCCACGCCCGGATGGGCGGCGGCAAGGTCCCGGTCGAGCACATGGCCGGTCTCGGCCCGAGCGACGGCCTCTCCCGCGAGGACTTCCGCGAGCGGGTGTTCGCCGCGATGAGCGGCGAACTGTAG
- a CDS encoding SDR family oxidoreductase, translating into MTDRVAILGCGYVGLELGRQLQEGYEVVGVRRSEDGLAAIEDAGFEAVRADVTDAESLAAVPDADWLVFAASSGGRGATAAREVYVEGLRTAIDHFWSRADPPERLVYTSSTGVYGDHDGAWVDEETPLDPQTEKTEVLAEAERVARERPTEYGGHGSVARFAGLYGPDRYRLERYLEGPVTAGYLNMVHRADAAGAVRFLLTENHREEVVLVVDDEPVEKWAFADWLAEQCEVPFPPKQTTAERLADDDLSETATRRIQTSKRCSNDRLRQLGYEFEYPTFREGYRDAVREYRQN; encoded by the coding sequence GTGACGGACCGCGTCGCCATCCTGGGCTGTGGCTACGTCGGCCTCGAACTCGGCCGGCAGTTGCAGGAGGGCTACGAGGTCGTGGGCGTTCGCCGGTCGGAGGACGGTCTCGCGGCTATCGAGGACGCCGGCTTCGAGGCGGTCCGGGCCGACGTGACCGACGCCGAGTCGCTGGCGGCGGTACCGGACGCCGACTGGCTCGTCTTCGCCGCGAGTTCCGGTGGTAGAGGGGCCACGGCCGCCCGCGAGGTGTACGTCGAAGGGCTCCGGACGGCCATCGACCACTTCTGGTCGCGGGCCGACCCGCCGGAGCGGCTGGTGTACACCTCGAGCACCGGCGTCTACGGCGACCACGACGGCGCGTGGGTCGACGAGGAGACACCGCTTGACCCACAGACCGAGAAGACCGAAGTGCTGGCCGAGGCGGAACGGGTCGCCCGCGAGCGGCCGACGGAGTACGGCGGCCACGGCTCGGTCGCGCGGTTCGCCGGCCTGTACGGCCCGGACCGGTATCGGCTGGAGCGGTACCTGGAGGGACCGGTGACCGCCGGCTACCTGAACATGGTCCACCGGGCCGATGCGGCCGGTGCGGTCCGGTTCCTGCTGACCGAGAATCACCGCGAGGAAGTCGTGCTGGTCGTCGACGACGAGCCCGTCGAGAAGTGGGCCTTCGCCGACTGGCTGGCCGAGCAGTGCGAGGTCCCGTTCCCGCCGAAACAGACGACGGCGGAACGGCTCGCCGACGACGACCTCTCCGAGACGGCGACGCGCCGCATCCAGACGAGCAAGCGGTGTTCCAATGACCGACTCCGCCAACTGGGCTACGAGTTCGAGTACCCGACGTTCCGGGAGGGGTACCGCGACGCCGTCCGCGAATACCGGCAAAACTGA
- a CDS encoding DUF7286 family protein, protein MVAVRGDTRGRVPFALLGVLLLVSSLTLAPTFVDDPAPGATSVERALDRATAETQVAVRDGVSTAGRRAAANPVVTPADTSTGRVLNDSTAFRDSLRVRAYLRVADRLRAVSTRSGDVTVTARLPAVTNATDLRAAKRRVSVERAGPNGTAMRATVEDIALTVRRNGEVVSTRRLSPTVVVPTQALMLHDRVSTYRARLNNGLGEPGLSQRLTARLYPIAWARGYAQYGGAGIENVVANRHVSLATNGALLGVQRSTFGRSDPAGRRAVTEATAVTGIEDLIRGSRGTAYSSAVLDRAEYRPASDRLPAPKSTVSPDPADAMVVGVNETADTAFRTVAGPSALNATLRDAYTVEVALEVDERRVGGGPPGTPPSPGSDWTLVDERTTYSAEAVGNASGHVTTPDGWHAFETFGRTVERRYTRTAVWQNGSLRRRTTAASTSRHRVSVAVVGRHHGRSPAPNLTVRTAHEADASPVDGPNLADVEPKAIDRLVRDAGGRNGVAERVVEDTLGRTETTVTADRPPELHDWVYRDLMALRAAVRNTTVTVERGRVGTFDVNPPRELRDRVRQRRAALADVPDTYDSAARKARVAARLTYLNAVLAELDAQAAARNRSRERVDTQLSARTNGSLRALRRGLTARETPVPRSRPVPVGPAGPVRTRVDTAAPYLTLAALDEDRYRALDGREHPLVARNVNVFTVPYGDAADAVVGGVAESGNRVRLATAASTLAAANETLGNESNATLAAERDALQRDVETANEEMTTTLRLAVAQHTDAGRGESEAVVAEAMARWDTSAARALALTNGSAQNRVARIAGDRLNLTRVERDRLRLRLLSVETPATNPTLESTNGTAAAVRSVAEAELRRTLASAGEQRARQVAKRRLGTDTLPAGLPLAPPVAPWYATANVWWVTVEGEYARFAVSTSHGRPSAPGARTTYARDGHNVTLDVDGDGAAERLGTADRVSFRAETGVVVVVPPKPRGVGDKGGTAVEESSGWPDAGP, encoded by the coding sequence CCCCGACGTTCGTTGACGACCCGGCACCGGGCGCGACGAGTGTCGAGCGGGCCCTGGACCGGGCGACGGCGGAGACGCAGGTCGCTGTTCGTGACGGGGTCTCGACGGCTGGTCGGCGGGCGGCGGCGAATCCGGTCGTCACGCCGGCCGATACGTCGACGGGACGGGTCCTGAACGACTCGACGGCGTTCCGTGACTCGCTCAGGGTCCGCGCCTATCTCCGGGTCGCGGACCGGCTGCGGGCGGTGTCTACCCGGAGCGGGGACGTGACCGTAACCGCGAGGCTCCCGGCGGTCACGAACGCGACCGACCTCAGAGCGGCGAAACGCCGCGTCTCGGTCGAGCGCGCCGGGCCGAACGGGACCGCGATGCGGGCGACAGTCGAGGATATCGCGCTCACGGTCCGGCGGAACGGCGAGGTGGTTTCGACGCGGCGTCTCTCCCCGACCGTCGTCGTCCCGACGCAGGCGCTCATGCTCCACGACCGGGTGTCGACCTACCGGGCGCGGCTGAACAACGGCCTCGGCGAACCGGGACTGAGCCAGCGGTTGACGGCCCGACTGTATCCGATAGCGTGGGCGCGGGGATACGCCCAATACGGCGGCGCGGGTATCGAAAACGTCGTCGCGAATCGACACGTCTCGCTGGCGACGAACGGCGCGCTGCTGGGCGTCCAGCGGTCGACCTTCGGCCGGAGCGACCCCGCCGGTCGCCGCGCCGTGACGGAGGCGACGGCGGTGACGGGAATCGAGGACCTGATTCGCGGGAGCCGGGGGACGGCCTACTCCAGCGCAGTGCTCGACCGAGCCGAGTACAGACCGGCCAGCGACCGGCTGCCGGCTCCGAAGTCCACGGTCAGTCCCGACCCGGCGGACGCGATGGTCGTCGGCGTCAACGAGACGGCCGACACGGCCTTCCGGACAGTCGCCGGGCCGTCGGCGCTCAACGCGACGCTCAGGGACGCCTACACCGTCGAAGTCGCGCTGGAGGTCGACGAACGCCGCGTCGGCGGCGGACCGCCGGGGACGCCGCCGTCCCCGGGTTCCGATTGGACACTGGTCGACGAGCGGACGACGTACTCGGCGGAGGCGGTCGGGAACGCCAGCGGCCACGTTACGACGCCGGACGGCTGGCACGCCTTCGAGACGTTCGGCCGGACCGTCGAGCGACGGTACACGCGAACCGCCGTCTGGCAGAACGGGTCGCTACGTCGGCGCACCACTGCCGCCAGTACGTCGCGGCATCGCGTGTCGGTCGCCGTCGTCGGCCGTCACCACGGGCGCTCCCCCGCGCCGAACCTGACCGTACGGACCGCCCACGAGGCCGACGCGAGCCCGGTCGACGGACCGAATCTCGCCGACGTGGAACCGAAAGCTATCGACCGGCTCGTCCGCGACGCCGGCGGCCGAAACGGGGTCGCCGAGCGAGTCGTCGAGGACACTCTGGGCCGGACGGAGACGACGGTGACGGCCGACCGGCCGCCGGAACTGCACGACTGGGTGTACCGGGACCTGATGGCACTCCGAGCGGCGGTCCGGAACACGACGGTCACCGTCGAACGGGGGCGCGTCGGGACCTTCGACGTGAATCCGCCGCGGGAACTCCGGGACCGAGTCAGGCAGCGCCGCGCCGCCCTCGCGGACGTGCCGGACACCTACGACAGTGCGGCCCGGAAGGCACGCGTCGCGGCCCGGCTGACCTATCTGAACGCGGTGCTGGCGGAGTTAGACGCACAAGCGGCGGCGCGGAACAGGAGCCGGGAACGGGTCGACACGCAGCTATCGGCGCGCACTAACGGGTCGCTGCGTGCTCTCCGCCGCGGATTGACGGCCCGTGAAACGCCCGTCCCGCGCTCTCGCCCGGTCCCGGTCGGCCCGGCCGGGCCGGTCAGAACACGGGTCGATACGGCAGCGCCGTACCTGACGCTCGCCGCACTGGACGAGGACCGGTATCGCGCCCTCGACGGGCGCGAGCACCCGCTGGTCGCGCGGAACGTGAACGTGTTCACGGTCCCCTACGGCGACGCCGCCGACGCCGTCGTCGGCGGTGTGGCCGAGTCCGGCAACAGAGTGCGCCTCGCGACGGCGGCGAGCACGCTCGCGGCCGCGAACGAAACACTCGGGAACGAGTCGAACGCCACGCTCGCAGCGGAACGCGACGCTCTCCAGCGGGACGTCGAGACAGCCAACGAGGAGATGACCACGACGCTCCGGCTGGCCGTCGCCCAACACACCGACGCGGGGAGAGGGGAGAGCGAGGCCGTCGTCGCCGAGGCGATGGCCCGCTGGGACACGTCGGCGGCCCGTGCGCTGGCGCTTACCAACGGCTCCGCTCAGAACCGGGTCGCCCGAATCGCCGGAGACCGGCTGAACCTCACGCGGGTCGAACGCGATCGGCTCCGATTGAGGCTCCTTTCCGTCGAGACGCCGGCGACGAACCCGACGCTCGAATCGACGAACGGGACGGCAGCCGCGGTTCGGTCGGTCGCCGAAGCCGAACTGCGCCGTACCCTGGCATCAGCCGGCGAGCAGAGGGCTCGGCAGGTCGCCAAGCGCCGACTCGGGACGGACACGCTGCCGGCGGGACTGCCGCTGGCACCGCCGGTCGCACCCTGGTACGCGACGGCAAACGTCTGGTGGGTGACCGTCGAGGGCGAGTACGCCAGGTTCGCCGTCTCCACGAGCCACGGCCGGCCGAGCGCGCCCGGGGCGCGGACGACATACGCACGCGACGGACACAACGTCACGCTCGACGTCGACGGCGACGGGGCGGCCGAGCGACTGGGCACCGCCGACCGCGTCTCGTTCAGGGCGGAGACAGGCGTCGTCGTCGTGGTCCCGCCCAAACCGCGCGGGGTCGGCGACAAGGGCGGTACCGCCGTGGAGGAGTCAAGCGGGTGGCCGGACGCGGGCCCCTGA